The genomic window GATTGGGAGGAAAGAAAAGATGACAGACGTATCTAGACTTGCACAGGAACAACAGGAACGCCTGATTGAAATTGGAGCATACCTACGGCAGCTTCGGGAACAGCATCTCCTTTCTCTGGATGATGTGGCGACCCGAACCTGGATTCGAGTAGCTCTCCTCCGCGCCATTGAAGACGGCCAGATACAGCGACTGCCAGAACCTGTGTATATTCGGGGATTCATTAAGCGCTATGCAGAGGCCCTGGGGCAAGATGGAGAAACCTTCGCCGACGCATTCCCGATCCAAACCATGCGTCCGGTGCAGTCTTTTTGGCGTCTTTCTCCCGCGATTCCGCTCCGTCCTCTACACCTGTATTTCGCTTACGTGTTGCTCATCATGGCAGCCATTAGTGGCCTATCCTATGCGATGAATCGCTCGGAAACCCTTGCAACTCGTGAGTCCCAGCAAGCTATCCCTCCTGTGCAAGCGAATTTGCCCACGGATGAAAGATCTAAAGATGTTGTTGCGGCTCAATCCCCCAAATCCTCAAGTCCTTCTACTCCGACGCCTATTTCAGATAAGCCTGTGCGGGTTCAGATTACCTTAACGGCTCAGTCTTGGTTGCGGGTTGAAGTCGATGGCAAAACTGATTTTGAGGGGATGCTCGCTGAGGGAACCCAGCGCACCTGGACAGCAGAGCAGCAGGTAGTGCTGCGGGCGGGCAATGCTGGTGGAGTCATGGTCGCCTACAACGAGGGTGAACGGAAGCAACTTGGTGAAGCGGGTGCCGTAGAAGAGGTTACGTATTCCTCCAATCAGTCAGAAACGGCATTAACGACGTCGCTGTTGCAGTAGATCAGTGATTTTTCCATAAAAAATGGGGGATTTCCCCCATTCCTGGCGTTGATTGCTGTGACAGCTCAATCGCTGCCTGCAGCAAATTAGGTTTAATTCCAACGGTGGTTCAAAGGTTAGCGTTCACGGCGTTGCTCAGCGGAAAACTCTTGGAGACGCTCAG from Synechococcales cyanobacterium T60_A2020_003 includes these protein-coding regions:
- a CDS encoding helix-turn-helix domain-containing protein, giving the protein MTDVSRLAQEQQERLIEIGAYLRQLREQHLLSLDDVATRTWIRVALLRAIEDGQIQRLPEPVYIRGFIKRYAEALGQDGETFADAFPIQTMRPVQSFWRLSPAIPLRPLHLYFAYVLLIMAAISGLSYAMNRSETLATRESQQAIPPVQANLPTDERSKDVVAAQSPKSSSPSTPTPISDKPVRVQITLTAQSWLRVEVDGKTDFEGMLAEGTQRTWTAEQQVVLRAGNAGGVMVAYNEGERKQLGEAGAVEEVTYSSNQSETALTTSLLQ